Proteins encoded in a region of the Streptomyces sp. NBC_01298 genome:
- a CDS encoding DUF4184 family protein translates to MPFTLSHAAAVLPAVRRSGRARGPLVGSALILGSFAPDSFYFADTVVSGLRPYGTFTHSLPGVLTADAVLTAVLAACWLLLREPLIALLPRGRQGRVHSFVRGEEWRGRRLPALALWFYLSAVIGSLTHVVWDAFTHVDRFGTRTLPELGEPLAFGLPLYSYLQYGTSALSACFLVWFTVTALRRLPDSPAPASVPVLGRAEVVGALALVLVCVAVGITLRVLRFFTFFDRIRTPLDIIPTICFGAGGGLVVGLLLYGVLVRLRPRRPRDRSSAEADTDADADTKAPVPTA, encoded by the coding sequence ATGCCGTTCACCCTCAGCCACGCGGCCGCCGTACTCCCGGCCGTCCGCCGCTCCGGCCGTGCGCGCGGCCCCCTCGTCGGATCGGCCCTGATCCTCGGGTCGTTCGCCCCGGACAGCTTCTACTTCGCCGACACGGTCGTCTCGGGCCTCAGGCCGTACGGCACCTTCACGCACTCCCTGCCCGGCGTCCTGACCGCCGACGCGGTACTGACCGCCGTCCTCGCGGCGTGCTGGCTGCTGCTGCGCGAGCCGCTGATCGCGCTCCTGCCCCGCGGCCGGCAGGGCAGGGTGCACTCCTTCGTCCGCGGCGAGGAGTGGCGCGGTCGCCGACTGCCCGCGCTGGCCCTGTGGTTCTACCTCTCGGCGGTCATCGGTTCCCTGACGCACGTGGTGTGGGACGCCTTCACGCACGTCGACCGCTTCGGGACGCGCACCCTGCCGGAGCTGGGCGAGCCGCTCGCCTTCGGGCTGCCCCTCTACTCGTACCTGCAGTACGGGACTTCGGCGCTCTCGGCCTGCTTCCTGGTCTGGTTCACGGTGACCGCGCTGCGCCGGCTGCCGGACTCGCCGGCCCCCGCGTCCGTCCCGGTGCTCGGCCGGGCCGAGGTGGTCGGCGCGCTCGCGCTGGTCCTCGTGTGCGTGGCGGTCGGGATCACCTTGCGCGTGCTGCGCTTCTTCACCTTCTTCGACCGGATCCGCACCCCGCTCGACATCATCCCGACCATCTGTTTCGGCGCGGGCGGCGGTCTCGTCGTGGGGCTGCTGCTGTACGGGGTCCTCGTGCGCCTGCGCCCCCGGCGACCGCGCGACCGCTCCTCCGCGGAAGCGGACACGGACGCGGACGCGGACACGAAAGCGCCCGTCCCCACCGCGTAG
- a CDS encoding lytic transglycosylase domain-containing protein gives MTDRARIRGRGSAVWGISTRFGRVARKGGAAVLVSAVVAAVLTASQGPVAAGVVASPVAEPAPVPGGSAGDGSYFTALPPLVSPVPPAVLLPEAGATATPAPTGPPAAADPGPRTEPAATGGAEGAQGIPASVLAAYRGAERVVGASDPGCGLRWQLLAAIGKVESGQARGGQVDSSGKTLRPILGPVLDGNGFANISDTDGGAYDGDARYDRAIGPMQFIPSTWASWGQDANGDGRRDPHNVHDAALAAGRYLCAGTRDLRMDADLDRAVLSYNQSSAYLRTVRSWFTYYLKGVREVPDGRGGGSGSGTGGGGKPVVTPPKPSPSPTPKPTPSPKPTPSPTPSPKPTPTPSPSPTPSPKPTPSPTPSPKPTPTPTPSPTPSPKPTPSPTPSPTPSPTPTPTPSPSPTPSPKPTPSPTPTPKPTSSVSPSPKPSPKPSPSASAGTPAPAKTP, from the coding sequence ATGACGGATCGGGCACGGATACGGGGACGCGGCTCCGCGGTGTGGGGGATATCGACGCGGTTCGGCCGGGTGGCGCGCAAGGGCGGGGCCGCCGTGCTCGTCTCCGCCGTCGTGGCCGCCGTACTGACCGCCTCGCAGGGGCCCGTCGCGGCCGGAGTCGTGGCGTCACCGGTCGCGGAGCCCGCGCCGGTGCCCGGCGGCTCCGCGGGGGACGGCTCCTATTTCACCGCCCTGCCACCGCTGGTGAGCCCCGTGCCGCCGGCCGTGCTGCTGCCCGAGGCCGGGGCCACCGCGACCCCGGCGCCGACCGGTCCGCCGGCCGCCGCGGATCCCGGTCCGCGCACCGAGCCCGCGGCCACGGGCGGGGCCGAGGGCGCCCAGGGGATACCGGCGAGCGTGCTCGCCGCGTACCGGGGCGCGGAGCGGGTGGTCGGCGCGAGCGACCCCGGGTGCGGGCTGCGCTGGCAGCTCCTCGCGGCGATCGGCAAGGTCGAGTCCGGTCAGGCGCGCGGCGGTCAGGTCGACAGCTCCGGCAAGACGCTGCGGCCGATCCTGGGCCCCGTGCTCGACGGCAACGGCTTCGCGAACATCTCGGACACCGACGGCGGGGCCTACGACGGGGACGCGCGCTACGACCGTGCGATCGGGCCGATGCAGTTCATCCCGTCCACCTGGGCCTCGTGGGGCCAGGACGCCAACGGCGACGGCCGCCGCGACCCCCACAACGTGCACGATGCCGCGCTCGCGGCGGGCCGCTACCTGTGCGCCGGTACGCGTGACCTGCGGATGGACGCGGATCTGGACCGGGCCGTGCTGTCGTACAACCAGTCCTCCGCTTACCTGCGGACGGTGCGGTCGTGGTTCACGTACTACCTGAAGGGCGTCCGCGAGGTCCCGGACGGCCGGGGCGGCGGCAGCGGTAGCGGTACCGGTGGCGGGGGCAAGCCGGTGGTCACGCCCCCGAAGCCGAGCCCGAGCCCGACGCCGAAGCCCACGCCTTCGCCGAAGCCGACCCCGAGTCCCACGCCTTCGCCGAAGCCGACTCCGACGCCGAGTCCGAGCCCGACGCCGAGCCCGAAGCCCACGCCGAGTCCGACGCCTTCGCCGAAGCCGACGCCCACGCCGACTCCGAGCCCGACGCCGAGCCCGAAGCCCACGCCGAGTCCGACGCCTTCGCCGACCCCGAGCCCGACGCCGACCCCGACTCCGAGCCCGAGTCCGACCCCGAGCCCGAAGCCCACGCCTTCGCCGACGCCGACTCCGAAGCCCACCTCCTCGGTCTCCCCGTCGCCCAAGCCGTCGCCGAAGCCCTCGCCGTCCGCCTCCGCCGGCACTCCGGCGCCCGCGAAGACCCCCTGA
- a CDS encoding SPW_0924 family protein: MRAIVAAASGLVLAALLVFAITATGAPEGKTSPKPLLTTAPAAPGK, encoded by the coding sequence ATGCGCGCAATCGTCGCCGCCGCCAGCGGTCTCGTCCTCGCGGCGCTCCTCGTCTTCGCCATCACGGCGACGGGGGCGCCGGAAGGCAAGACCTCACCGAAGCCCCTGCTCACCACCGCGCCCGCCGCGCCCGGAAAGTAG
- a CDS encoding DUF3068 domain-containing protein produces the protein MRRRASLVLLAVAVFCAALAPLLRWYAYPKLAKIPPNQYQEMVLEAKDATLVDYSTLQPKKVDKVTIVQTLKGNVEASKEIEASAGKDVVVWDTLTHIMGPDGKMVSQIPERYIFDAHSQDPVHATGEAVDGDPVKREGIEFKWPFFTEPRDYLYFDAQTRTSSPIHYVGPRKFKGMDVYYFEQTVPWTKVGLPKKMPIEAIDPATFEQTTGTSLWYTTKAMFWVDPVTGAPVNAEQEIQQEMRGGSIAGNAPDGKLTVFAGHVKIREDYSDYTVDLVKSNRTMVLALHTYAPIGLAAGGLALFALALWLEARGRRPREGEPFTA, from the coding sequence ATGCGACGCAGAGCAAGCCTCGTCCTGCTAGCCGTAGCCGTGTTCTGTGCAGCCCTCGCACCGCTGCTGCGCTGGTACGCGTACCCCAAGCTCGCGAAGATCCCGCCGAACCAGTACCAGGAGATGGTGCTGGAGGCCAAGGACGCGACCCTAGTCGACTACTCCACCCTGCAGCCGAAGAAGGTCGACAAGGTCACCATCGTCCAGACCCTCAAGGGCAACGTCGAGGCGTCGAAGGAGATCGAGGCCAGCGCGGGCAAGGACGTCGTGGTCTGGGACACCTTGACCCACATCATGGGCCCGGACGGGAAGATGGTCTCCCAGATCCCCGAGCGCTATATCTTCGACGCCCACAGCCAGGACCCGGTGCACGCCACCGGCGAGGCCGTGGACGGGGATCCGGTCAAGCGCGAGGGCATCGAGTTCAAGTGGCCGTTCTTCACCGAGCCGCGCGACTACCTCTACTTCGACGCGCAGACCCGTACCTCCTCGCCGATCCACTACGTGGGTCCGCGCAAGTTCAAGGGCATGGACGTCTACTACTTCGAGCAGACCGTGCCGTGGACGAAGGTCGGGCTGCCGAAGAAGATGCCGATCGAGGCCATCGACCCGGCGACGTTCGAGCAGACCACCGGAACCAGCCTCTGGTACACGACCAAGGCGATGTTCTGGGTGGACCCGGTGACCGGAGCGCCCGTCAACGCCGAGCAGGAGATCCAGCAGGAGATGCGCGGCGGGAGCATCGCGGGCAACGCGCCCGACGGGAAGCTCACCGTGTTCGCCGGGCACGTGAAGATCCGCGAGGACTACAGCGACTACACCGTCGACCTGGTCAAATCGAACCGGACCATGGTCCTGGCGCTGCACACGTACGCGCCGATCGGGCTGGCGGCCGGCGGGCTCGCGCTCTTCGCCCTCGCGCTCTGGCTGGAGGCCCGCGGCCGGCGCCCCCGCGAGGGGGAGCCGTTCACCGCTTGA
- the hrpB gene encoding ATP-dependent helicase HrpB: MTGQRAIRTADLDSLPVREALPALVSALDAHGAAVLCAPPGTGKTTLVPLVLAGLVGGGPRRRVVVAEPRRIAARAAARRMAWLLGEQVGASVGFTVRGERVVGPSTVIEVVTTGVLLQRLQRDQELSGTDLVILDECHERHLDADTVAAFLLDVRENLRPELRLLAASATTDAAGWARVLGDAPVVEAAGISHPVETVWAPPARPVRPPHGMRVDPAQLTHVASVVRRALAERSGDLLCFLPGVGEIARVAGQLGSVDAEVLQIHGRAPASVQDAALSPAPHRRVILSTAVAESSLTVPGVRIVVDSGLAREPRVDHARGLGALATVRASRAAGRQRAGRAGREAPGTVYRCWAEAEDGRLSAYPSPEIRIADLAQFALQAACWGDPDATGLALLDPPPAGAMAAAREVLLAVGAVSPEGRPTPRGLRMARLGLHPRLARALLDGAAALGPRRAAELVALLSEEPPREYGDDLAAAWRRALAGGDPYASRWRAEARRLERAAKESSPAGQSPAPPLPDEAAAGLVAALAHPERVARAKGQGAFLMASGTGAELGEGSGLRSAPWLAVAVADRPPHSASARVRLAALLDEDTAREAAGHLFRAGEEVHWEDGDLVARSVERLGAIELAERPLRNPDRALVRAALIEGLRTEGLGLLRWTPDSQALRARLGFLHRTLGPPWPDVADDAELLERADDWLEPELSRARRRSDLGRIEAGQALNRLLPWATGEAARLDELAPERIEVPSGSRIRVDYGAEHGQPVLAVKLQELFGLAQTPRVAGVPVLVHLLSPAGRPAAVTADLASFWQGGYRAVRAELRGRYPKHPWPEDPATAEPTRHTNARLKR, encoded by the coding sequence GTGACGGGACAGCGCGCGATCCGCACGGCCGACCTCGACTCCCTTCCCGTACGGGAAGCCCTGCCCGCGCTCGTCTCGGCGCTGGACGCCCACGGGGCCGCCGTGCTCTGTGCCCCGCCGGGCACCGGCAAGACCACGCTGGTGCCCCTGGTGCTCGCGGGGCTCGTGGGCGGCGGGCCGCGCCGCCGGGTCGTGGTCGCCGAGCCCCGCCGGATCGCCGCCCGCGCGGCGGCCCGGCGGATGGCCTGGCTGCTCGGCGAGCAGGTCGGCGCCTCGGTCGGCTTCACGGTGCGCGGTGAGCGGGTGGTCGGTCCGTCCACCGTGATCGAGGTGGTCACCACCGGGGTGCTGCTCCAGCGGCTCCAGCGGGACCAGGAGCTCTCCGGGACCGACCTGGTGATCCTGGACGAGTGCCACGAGCGGCACCTGGACGCCGACACGGTCGCCGCCTTCCTCCTGGACGTACGGGAAAACCTGCGCCCGGAGCTGCGGCTCCTCGCGGCGTCGGCCACCACGGACGCGGCGGGCTGGGCACGCGTCCTGGGAGACGCCCCCGTCGTGGAGGCCGCCGGAATCTCCCACCCCGTGGAGACCGTGTGGGCCCCGCCGGCCCGCCCGGTGCGGCCGCCGCACGGGATGCGGGTGGATCCGGCGCAGCTGACGCACGTGGCCTCGGTGGTGCGGCGGGCACTGGCGGAACGTTCCGGCGACCTCCTGTGCTTCCTGCCCGGCGTCGGTGAGATCGCCCGGGTCGCCGGGCAGCTGGGCTCCGTCGACGCGGAGGTCCTCCAGATACACGGCCGCGCTCCGGCCTCCGTCCAGGACGCGGCGCTGTCCCCCGCCCCGCACCGCCGGGTCATCCTGTCCACCGCCGTCGCGGAGTCCAGCCTGACCGTGCCCGGCGTACGGATCGTCGTGGACTCGGGGCTGGCCCGCGAACCCCGGGTCGACCACGCCCGGGGTCTGGGAGCGCTGGCCACCGTACGGGCCTCCCGCGCGGCCGGCCGCCAGCGCGCGGGCCGGGCCGGGCGCGAGGCCCCGGGCACGGTGTACCGCTGCTGGGCCGAAGCGGAGGACGGACGGCTGTCCGCGTACCCCTCCCCCGAGATCCGGATCGCGGACCTCGCGCAGTTCGCCCTCCAGGCCGCCTGCTGGGGCGACCCGGACGCGACCGGCCTGGCCCTGCTGGATCCGCCGCCGGCCGGGGCCATGGCCGCGGCCCGCGAGGTGCTGCTCGCGGTGGGCGCCGTGTCCCCGGAAGGCCGGCCCACCCCGAGGGGGCTGCGGATGGCCCGGCTCGGCCTGCACCCGCGCCTCGCCCGCGCCCTCCTCGACGGCGCCGCCGCGCTGGGGCCCCGACGGGCCGCGGAACTGGTGGCCCTGCTCAGCGAGGAGCCGCCGCGGGAGTACGGGGACGACCTGGCCGCGGCCTGGCGGCGCGCCCTGGCGGGCGGCGACCCGTACGCCTCGCGCTGGCGCGCGGAGGCCAGGCGCCTGGAGCGCGCGGCGAAGGAGAGCAGCCCTGCGGGGCAGTCCCCCGCCCCGCCCCTTCCCGACGAGGCCGCCGCCGGGCTCGTCGCAGCCCTCGCCCACCCGGAGCGGGTGGCCAGGGCCAAGGGCCAGGGGGCCTTCCTCATGGCCTCCGGGACGGGGGCCGAGCTCGGCGAGGGGTCGGGGTTGCGCAGCGCGCCCTGGCTGGCCGTCGCAGTCGCCGACAGGCCCCCGCACTCCGCGTCCGCCCGCGTCCGGCTGGCCGCCCTCCTCGACGAGGACACCGCCCGAGAGGCCGCGGGCCATCTCTTCCGCGCGGGCGAAGAGGTCCACTGGGAGGACGGCGACCTCGTCGCCCGCTCCGTGGAACGGCTCGGTGCCATCGAGCTCGCCGAGCGCCCCCTGCGCAACCCCGACCGCGCCCTCGTCAGGGCCGCGCTGATCGAGGGCCTCCGCACCGAGGGGCTCGGCCTGCTGCGCTGGACCCCGGACTCACAGGCGCTGCGGGCCCGGCTCGGCTTCCTGCACCGCACGCTCGGCCCGCCCTGGCCCGACGTGGCGGACGACGCGGAGTTGCTGGAGCGGGCCGACGACTGGCTGGAGCCCGAGCTGTCGCGGGCCCGCCGCCGCTCCGACCTCGGACGGATCGAGGCCGGGCAGGCCCTGAACCGGCTGCTCCCCTGGGCCACCGGGGAGGCCGCCCGGCTCGACGAGCTGGCCCCGGAGCGGATCGAGGTGCCCAGCGGCTCCAGGATCCGCGTCGACTACGGCGCCGAGCACGGTCAGCCCGTACTCGCGGTCAAGCTCCAGGAGCTGTTCGGGCTGGCGCAGACCCCGCGGGTCGCAGGGGTGCCCGTACTCGTCCATCTCCTGTCGCCCGCCGGCCGGCCCGCCGCGGTCACCGCCGATCTGGCGTCCTTCTGGCAGGGCGGCTACCGCGCCGTCCGCGCCGAGCTGCGCGGCCGCTACCCCAAGCACCCGTGGCCCGAGGACCCGGCGACCGCCGAGCCCACCCGGCACACCAACGCCCGGCTCAAGCGGTGA
- a CDS encoding class I SAM-dependent methyltransferase: MNQEDCAPEEAYEAGSDAEDDSEATRRDAGEAESSRASRGWWDRNADEYQSEHGAFLGDDRFVWGPEGLDEAEAALLGPVASLKGKDVLEIGAGAAQCSRWLAAQGARPVALDLSHRQLQHALRIGEDVPLVEADAGRLPFRDGSFDLACSAYGAVPFVADPVNVMREVRRVLRPGGRWVFSVTHPVRWAFPDEPGPEGLSVAASYFDRTPYVEQDEQGRAVYVEHHRTIGDRVRDVVAGGFRLLDLVEPEWPAWNSQEWGGWSPLRGNLIPGTAIFVCERD, encoded by the coding sequence ATGAACCAAGAGGACTGCGCCCCCGAAGAGGCGTACGAAGCCGGATCCGACGCCGAGGACGACTCCGAGGCCACGCGGCGTGACGCGGGGGAAGCGGAGAGCAGCCGGGCCAGCCGGGGCTGGTGGGACCGCAACGCCGACGAGTACCAGAGCGAGCACGGAGCGTTCCTCGGCGACGACCGCTTCGTCTGGGGCCCCGAGGGCCTGGACGAGGCGGAGGCCGCCCTGCTCGGCCCCGTCGCCTCCCTCAAGGGCAAGGACGTCCTGGAGATCGGCGCCGGCGCCGCCCAGTGCTCGCGCTGGCTGGCCGCCCAGGGCGCCCGCCCGGTCGCCCTGGACCTCTCCCACCGCCAGCTCCAGCACGCCCTGCGCATCGGCGAGGACGTCCCCCTGGTCGAGGCCGACGCGGGGCGCCTGCCCTTCCGCGACGGCTCCTTCGACCTGGCCTGCTCCGCCTACGGCGCCGTCCCCTTCGTCGCCGACCCCGTGAACGTCATGCGCGAGGTGCGCCGCGTCCTGCGCCCCGGCGGCCGCTGGGTCTTCTCCGTCACCCATCCCGTCCGCTGGGCCTTCCCCGACGAACCGGGCCCCGAGGGCCTGTCCGTCGCCGCCTCCTACTTCGACCGCACCCCCTACGTCGAGCAGGACGAACAGGGCCGCGCCGTATATGTGGAGCACCACCGCACGATCGGCGACCGGGTACGGGACGTGGTCGCGGGCGGCTTCCGCCTCCTCGACCTGGTCGAGCCGGAGTGGCCCGCCTGGAACAGCCAGGAGTGGGGCGGCTGGTCCCCGCTGCGCGGCAACCTCATCCCCGGTACGGCGATCTTCGTGTGCGAGCGGGACTGA
- the rpsA gene encoding 30S ribosomal protein S1 → MTSSTETTATTPQVAVNDIGDADAFLAAIDATIKYFNDGDIVDGVIVKVDRDEVLLDIGYKTEGVIPSRELSIKHDVDPNEVVKVGDEIEALVLQKEDKEGRLILSKKRAQYERAWGTIEKIKEEDGIVTGTVIEVVKGGLILDIGLRGFLPASLVEMRRVRDLQPYVGKELEAKIIELDKNRNNVVLSRRAWLEQTQSEVRQTFLTTLQKGQVRSGVVSSIVNFGAFVDLGGVDGLVHVSELSWKHIDHPSEVVEVGQEVTVEVLDVDMDRERVSLSLKATQEDPWQQFARTHQIGQVVPGKVTKLVPFGAFVRVDEGIEGLVHISELAERHVEIPEQVVQVNDEIFVKVIDIDLERRRISLSLKQANESFGADPASVEFDPTLYGMAASYDDAGNYIYPEGFDPETNDWLEGFDKQREAWEGQYAEAQTRFEQHQAQVIKSREADEAAAAEGAAAPAAGSSSSSAGAGISGGSYSSEGADETSGALASDEALAALREKLAGGQS, encoded by the coding sequence ATGACGAGCAGCACCGAGACCACCGCAACCACCCCGCAGGTTGCGGTCAACGACATCGGCGACGCGGACGCGTTCCTCGCGGCGATCGACGCGACGATCAAGTACTTCAACGATGGCGACATCGTCGACGGCGTTATCGTCAAGGTTGACCGGGACGAGGTTCTCCTCGACATCGGTTACAAGACCGAAGGCGTCATCCCGAGCCGCGAGCTCTCGATCAAGCACGACGTCGACCCGAACGAGGTCGTCAAGGTCGGCGACGAGATCGAGGCCCTGGTTCTCCAGAAGGAGGACAAGGAAGGCCGCCTGATCCTCTCGAAGAAGCGCGCTCAGTACGAGCGTGCCTGGGGCACCATCGAGAAGATCAAGGAAGAAGACGGCATCGTCACCGGTACCGTCATCGAGGTCGTCAAGGGTGGTCTCATCCTGGACATCGGCCTCCGCGGCTTCCTGCCGGCCTCTCTCGTCGAGATGCGTCGCGTCCGCGACCTCCAGCCCTACGTGGGCAAGGAGCTCGAGGCGAAGATCATCGAGCTGGACAAGAACCGCAACAACGTGGTCCTGTCCCGCCGCGCCTGGCTCGAGCAGACCCAGTCCGAGGTTCGCCAGACGTTCCTCACCACCCTGCAGAAGGGTCAGGTCCGCTCCGGCGTCGTTTCCTCGATCGTCAACTTCGGTGCCTTCGTGGACCTGGGTGGCGTCGACGGTCTCGTCCACGTCTCCGAGCTGTCCTGGAAGCACATCGACCACCCGTCCGAGGTTGTCGAGGTCGGCCAGGAAGTCACCGTCGAGGTTCTCGACGTCGACATGGACCGCGAGCGCGTCTCCCTGTCGCTGAAGGCGACGCAGGAAGACCCGTGGCAGCAGTTCGCCCGGACGCACCAGATCGGTCAGGTCGTCCCGGGTAAGGTCACCAAGCTGGTTCCGTTCGGTGCGTTCGTCCGCGTGGACGAGGGCATCGAGGGTCTGGTCCACATCTCCGAGCTGGCCGAGCGCCACGTGGAGATCCCGGAGCAGGTCGTCCAGGTCAACGACGAGATCTTCGTCAAGGTCATCGACATCGACCTCGAGCGTCGCCGGATCTCGCTGTCCCTGAAGCAGGCCAACGAGTCCTTCGGTGCCGACCCGGCCTCGGTCGAGTTCGACCCGACCCTCTACGGTATGGCTGCCTCGTACGACGACGCGGGCAACTACATCTACCCCGAGGGCTTCGACCCCGAGACCAACGACTGGCTCGAGGGCTTCGACAAGCAGCGCGAAGCCTGGGAGGGCCAGTACGCCGAGGCGCAGACGCGCTTCGAGCAGCACCAGGCCCAGGTCATCAAGAGCCGCGAGGCCGACGAGGCCGCCGCTGCCGAGGGTGCGGCCGCTCCGGCCGCGGGCAGCAGCAGCAGCAGCGCCGGTGCGGGCATCTCGGGTGGTTCGTACTCCTCCGAGGGTGCCGACGAGACCTCTGGCGCCCTGGCGTCCGACGAGGCCCTCGCCGCGCTCCGCGAGAAGCTGGCCGGCGGCCAGAGCTGA
- a CDS encoding PAC2 family protein gives MLDPQGLYEWDAKGLAVADLALAQDSAGLVMLYHFEGYIDAGETGEQIVERLLDSLPHQVVARFDADRLVDYRARRPLLTFQRDHWTEFEEPLLEVRLVQDATGAPFLLLSGPEPDVEWERFAVAVRQIVERLGVRLSVNFHGIPMGVPHTRPVGITPHGNRTDLMPGHRSPFDEAQVPGSAESLVEFRLGQAGHDVLGVAAHVPHYVARSAYPDAALTALEAITAATGLVLPSVAHALRTEAHRTQTEIDRQIREGDEELVSLVQGLEHQYDAAAGAETRGNMIAEPAEIPSADEIGLEFERFLAEREGEG, from the coding sequence GTGCTTGATCCACAGGGTTTGTACGAATGGGACGCCAAGGGCCTGGCGGTGGCCGACCTGGCGCTCGCCCAGGACTCGGCCGGGCTGGTCATGCTCTACCACTTCGAGGGGTACATAGACGCGGGCGAGACCGGCGAGCAGATCGTCGAGCGGCTGCTCGACTCGCTGCCCCACCAGGTCGTGGCCCGGTTCGACGCGGACCGCCTGGTGGACTACCGGGCACGCCGTCCGCTGCTGACCTTCCAGCGCGACCACTGGACGGAGTTCGAGGAGCCCCTGCTGGAAGTGCGCCTCGTCCAGGACGCCACGGGCGCGCCCTTCCTGCTGCTGTCCGGCCCCGAGCCGGACGTGGAGTGGGAGCGCTTCGCCGTCGCCGTCCGGCAGATCGTCGAGCGCCTGGGCGTGCGGCTCTCCGTCAACTTCCACGGCATCCCCATGGGCGTCCCGCACACCCGGCCCGTCGGGATCACCCCGCACGGCAACCGGACCGACCTCATGCCGGGCCACCGCAGCCCCTTCGACGAGGCGCAGGTCCCCGGCAGCGCCGAGTCTCTGGTCGAGTTCCGCCTCGGTCAGGCCGGGCACGACGTGCTGGGCGTCGCCGCCCACGTACCGCACTACGTGGCGCGCTCCGCGTATCCCGACGCCGCGCTGACCGCCCTGGAGGCGATCACCGCCGCCACGGGGCTGGTCCTGCCGTCGGTCGCGCACGCGCTGCGCACCGAGGCGCACCGCACGCAGACGGAGATCGACCGGCAGATCCGGGAGGGCGACGAGGAGCTGGTCAGCCTGGTGCAGGGGCTGGAGCACCAGTACGACGCGGCGGCCGGCGCCGAGACCCGGGGCAACATGATCGCGGAGCCCGCGGAGATTCCGTCGGCGGACGAGATCGGCCTCGAATTCGAGCGGTTCCTGGCGGAGCGCGAGGGCGAGGGCTGA
- the coaE gene encoding dephospho-CoA kinase, translated as MLKVGLTGGIGAGKSEVSRLLAGYGAVVVDADRIAREVVEPGTPGLAAVVAAFGESVLNPQGGLDRPKLGSIVFADPEKLRTLNAIVHPLVGARSAELEAAAGPHAIVVHDVPLLAENGLAPLYDLVVVVDAAPATQLSRLTGPRGMEESEARARMAAQATREQRLAVATLVIDNDGPLAALEPQVRKVWEELTARAAGAGA; from the coding sequence ATGTTGAAAGTTGGCCTGACAGGCGGAATCGGCGCCGGCAAGAGCGAGGTCTCGCGGCTGCTGGCGGGGTACGGGGCGGTCGTCGTGGACGCCGACCGGATCGCGCGGGAGGTCGTGGAGCCGGGTACGCCCGGGCTCGCGGCGGTGGTGGCAGCCTTCGGGGAGTCCGTACTGAATCCGCAGGGCGGGCTGGACCGGCCGAAGCTGGGGTCGATCGTGTTCGCGGACCCCGAGAAGCTGCGCACCCTCAACGCGATCGTGCACCCGCTGGTCGGGGCCCGGTCGGCCGAGCTGGAGGCCGCCGCGGGGCCCCACGCGATCGTGGTGCACGACGTACCGCTGCTCGCGGAGAACGGGCTCGCGCCGCTGTACGACCTGGTCGTCGTCGTGGACGCGGCGCCCGCCACGCAGCTGTCCCGGCTCACGGGGCCGCGGGGCATGGAGGAGTCGGAGGCCCGGGCCCGGATGGCCGCGCAGGCGACGCGGGAACAGCGGCTGGCCGTGGCCACGCTCGTGATCGACAACGACGGGCCGCTGGCGGCGCTGGAGCCGCAGGTGCGCAAGGTGTGGGAGGAACTCACGGCGCGGGCGGCGGGCGCCGGGGCGTGA
- a CDS encoding tetratricopeptide repeat protein produces MSDTTPQLPPPPRSSSPETHVIDYRAAEQLLAARDPRGAVKLLDSVIAAHPENTAARLLRARAFFAAAQLRPAELEFEIVLEREPDNAFAHFALARTHQRAGRPDQARKHFRLAAALDPQPDYLAAARFEK; encoded by the coding sequence GTGTCCGACACCACGCCGCAGCTCCCGCCGCCCCCTCGGTCCTCGTCGCCCGAGACGCACGTCATCGACTACCGGGCCGCGGAGCAGCTCCTCGCAGCGCGCGACCCGCGCGGTGCGGTGAAGCTGCTCGACTCGGTCATAGCCGCCCACCCGGAGAACACGGCGGCCCGGCTGCTGCGCGCCCGGGCCTTCTTCGCCGCCGCCCAATTGCGGCCGGCGGAGCTGGAGTTCGAGATCGTGCTGGAGCGGGAGCCGGACAACGCGTTCGCCCACTTCGCGCTGGCCCGCACCCACCAGCGCGCCGGCCGGCCGGACCAGGCCCGCAAGCACTTCCGCCTCGCGGCCGCCCTGGACCCCCAGCCGGACTACCTGGCGGCGGCCCGCTTCGAGAAGTAG